TTAAAAAGAAAATGGGGCTGTAACTGCGAAGAGAGCATTTTCATTCGGGTACTTACCAATTGCGCTTCTAATTTGCCATGTTTTTTTTCAGCTTTTTTCACCTCTTTCACATAATAGTATGTGTAGATAATGAAGACCATCGCAAAATAAATAAGGAAATTCAGGTCTATTACGTACATAAATCTAAAGATGCTGCTTTCAAAATCGTATTCTGCAAAACTTACACGACCAAGCAGAATGTAGTAAAGATCAACAACCAGCCGTATTACCATTCCAATCAACAATGAAAACAAGATATGTGTGGAAATGATTTTGGTCCAGGAATAATTTTTCCGCAAAAATCGTTTTGTGCTTATGGCGATCAACGTCATAAAACTCACCACGATTATATAGTCGAAAAGTAGGTTGTCTATCAAAAAGCGCAACCATGAGAAGCTTTTCATTGATTCCATTCCAAACATCTGCATGTAGGCGGTCTTGGCTATTAAAACCAAATCGAACAAGGCATAAAACCCAGCTAATAGCAGCACGAGTTTTAGGTCTATGTATTTCTTCTTTATATTGTAATTTTTCTTCATATTCCTACTTTTTCCAGGAAGTCTTTTTTATACGATTTGCTAATGCGCAACAGGGTATTATCATTCATCCGGGCATCAATTTCAGAAAATTCTGAATGCACTATTTCCTTCACATGCTGCAGATTTACGATGCTCGATCTGTGAATGCGAACAAATTTATTACTGTCTAAAGATTCGCAAAGATTGTTTAAAGTTTCGCGGAGCACGTATTTTTTATCTTCAACAAAAATTTCCGCATAACTGCCCGATGCGGTAATGTATATTATATCTACAGGATTAATGAGCAGGGTTTTGTTTCCCTGCTTTATGGGCAATTTATCCAGCGCAGCCGTTTTTTGCGATTTGCTTTTGTATAAGTTGAAAAGTTCAATAACGCGCTTTTCAAAATTTTCATCGGCTTCGTTTGCTGAAATTTTCCTGACTTTTTCAATCGTTCTAAAAAAACGTTCGTCCTTAAAAGGTTTCAGCAGAAAATCGAAAGCATCAACATCAAAGGCTTTTAGCGCATAATTGTCATAAGCCGTAACAAAGATAACGATGGGTTTTGGCGATAGGGTAATTTTTTTCAACACTTCAAATCCGTTCATATCCTTCATATTGATGTCTAAAAAAATAAGGTCGGGACGTTTTTGGTCTATGTCGAGGATGGCGCTTTTTCCGTTGGCACATTCGCCCAACACCTCTACATCGGGCACTTGCCGCAATAGGTAGAGCACCCTTTTTCGGGCAAGCTCTTCATCGTCTATTACAAGTGCTTTTATCATTTTAGCGTTTTTATTGATGGTTATAAATTATTGCATTGTAGCGTAAAGATATTCAAAATTCAATCGCTGAACATTTTTTCAT
This region of Aequorivita marisscotiae genomic DNA includes:
- a CDS encoding sensor histidine kinase, which codes for MKKNYNIKKKYIDLKLVLLLAGFYALFDLVLIAKTAYMQMFGMESMKSFSWLRFLIDNLLFDYIIVVSFMTLIAISTKRFLRKNYSWTKIISTHILFSLLIGMVIRLVVDLYYILLGRVSFAEYDFESSIFRFMYVIDLNFLIYFAMVFIIYTYYYVKEVKKAEKKHGKLEAQLVSTRMKMLSSQLQPHFLFNTLNSISVLTDIDAGKAKDTIADLSDFLREILYDNDSNRIPLEKELRILEFYLNIIKVRFSDHLKITTEIDESLLSKMVPALLLQPILENSIKHGYDFNHTDLEILVKIYAEGKTLIIKAENNGAPVEVSHKLLLKRGMGLANINDRLENLYGNNYFFEVRNKIDGSGVETLIKIPIEN
- a CDS encoding LytR/AlgR family response regulator transcription factor produces the protein MIKALVIDDEELARKRVLYLLRQVPDVEVLGECANGKSAILDIDQKRPDLIFLDINMKDMNGFEVLKKITLSPKPIVIFVTAYDNYALKAFDVDAFDFLLKPFKDERFFRTIEKVRKISANEADENFEKRVIELFNLYKSKSQKTAALDKLPIKQGNKTLLINPVDIIYITASGSYAEIFVEDKKYVLRETLNNLCESLDSNKFVRIHRSSIVNLQHVKEIVHSEFSEIDARMNDNTLLRISKSYKKDFLEKVGI